In Synechococcus sp. CB0101, a genomic segment contains:
- a CDS encoding RNA-binding S4 domain-containing protein, which translates to MATPPAAEPIRLDQFLKWQGLVFTGGEAKQRIQGGEVRVNGFQETQRGRKLKPGDRVEIDGQTHLVPQDTADQA; encoded by the coding sequence TTGGCCACCCCCCCTGCGGCTGAACCCATTCGCCTCGATCAATTCCTCAAATGGCAGGGGCTGGTGTTCACCGGCGGCGAGGCCAAGCAGCGCATCCAGGGTGGAGAAGTGCGGGTGAACGGCTTTCAGGAAACGCAGCGGGGTCGCAAGCTCAAACCCGGTGATCGCGTCGAGATCGACGGTCAGACCCATCTGGTGCCCCAGGACACGGCTGATCAGGCCTGA
- a CDS encoding HdeD family acid-resistance protein: MNPTTLRRITAVLLFVAAAASIALPFLSATALTLSIGVIAAVAGVTQLLRLGQAEGTKGKIFRALSGLFYLVAGIWVVAYPIESEISLTLFVGLLLIFEGVMELAAAAASQGEARGLVLMDGVVTAILGGLLVAEWPSDSLWAVGTLFGISLFFSGFRLLTAPAEA; encoded by the coding sequence GTGAATCCGACAACCCTGCGTCGCATCACGGCCGTGCTGCTCTTCGTGGCGGCCGCAGCATCGATCGCATTGCCCTTCCTCTCCGCCACAGCGCTCACCCTGAGCATCGGTGTGATCGCGGCCGTGGCGGGTGTGACCCAACTGCTACGCCTGGGGCAGGCCGAAGGCACCAAGGGAAAAATCTTCCGGGCCCTCTCTGGTCTCTTCTATCTGGTGGCCGGCATCTGGGTAGTGGCCTACCCGATTGAAAGCGAGATCAGCCTCACCCTGTTTGTGGGTCTGCTGCTGATCTTCGAAGGCGTGATGGAACTGGCCGCTGCCGCCGCCAGCCAGGGCGAAGCCCGCGGCCTGGTGCTGATGGATGGTGTGGTGACCGCCATTCTCGGCGGCCTGCTGGTAGCGGAATGGCCATCCGACAGCCTCTGGGCTGTGGGCACCCTGTTCGGCATTTCGCTGTTCTTCAGCGGTTTCCGCCTGCTCACCGCCCCTGCTGAGGCCTGA
- a CDS encoding glutamine synthetase III, with protein sequence MPSAERFAALQTIQRRKPAAVQAPSALSDIWASDVFTLDRMKEALPRSVFKSVQSTIREGGRLDPSVADAVASAMKDWATSRGALYYAHVFYPLTNLTAEKHDGFIVPKGDGRAITEFTGKLLVQGEPDGSSFPNGGLRSTFEARGYTAWDVTSPAWLMRTPNGVTLCIPTVFVSWTGEALDKKTPLLRSNAAVNAQARLVLKLLGEKEIAPINSSCGAEQEYFLVDNAFMALRPDLQLSGRSLYGAPPAKGQQFDDHYFGAIPERVQVFMQDVEDQLYRLGVPAKTRHNEVAPGQFEIAPVHEAANVATDHQQLIMTVLKSTAKRHGFTCLLHEKPFAGVNGSGKHVNWSIGNSTQGNLLDPGKTPHENMQFLLFCGAVIRGVHQYGPLMRAAIATASNDHRLGANEAPPAIISVYLGSQLEDVFNQIKAGQLKSSASGGVMQLGVDSLPEFPKDAGDRNRTSPFAFTGNRFEFRAVGSGQSVAGPLVVLNTVLADSLSWVADQLEARLAKGESIEQASFAVLQQITQENGAVIFGGDGYSSAWHEMAVKERGLENLRTSADALPVLKREAIRDLFSRQNVLSPVELESRFEVYAEQYILAIEVEARLALRIARTSLYPAVSAYLGELAGSLQEQEAIGLQPSKAIAQQIAGLNQQLLDRANALEAALGSAPHGAEAHMRHCADQLMPLMGELRAAADALELLVDDAAWPLPTYQEMLFVR encoded by the coding sequence ATGCCCAGCGCTGAGCGTTTCGCCGCCCTGCAGACCATCCAGCGGCGCAAGCCTGCCGCTGTTCAGGCTCCCTCCGCTCTTTCCGACATCTGGGCGAGCGATGTCTTCACCCTGGATCGGATGAAGGAAGCGCTGCCCCGCAGCGTGTTCAAGTCGGTTCAATCCACGATTCGCGAAGGCGGCCGCCTCGATCCCTCCGTGGCCGATGCGGTGGCCAGCGCCATGAAGGACTGGGCCACCAGCCGCGGCGCCCTGTACTACGCGCACGTTTTCTATCCGCTCACCAACCTCACGGCGGAAAAGCACGACGGCTTCATCGTGCCCAAGGGTGATGGGCGTGCCATCACTGAATTCACCGGCAAGCTGCTGGTGCAGGGCGAGCCGGATGGCTCCTCCTTCCCCAATGGCGGCCTGCGCTCCACGTTTGAGGCCCGCGGTTACACCGCCTGGGACGTGACCAGCCCTGCCTGGCTGATGCGCACCCCCAACGGCGTCACCCTGTGCATCCCCACGGTGTTCGTGTCGTGGACCGGTGAGGCTCTCGATAAGAAAACTCCGCTGCTGCGCTCCAATGCCGCGGTGAACGCCCAGGCGCGCCTCGTGCTCAAGCTGCTCGGCGAGAAGGAGATCGCGCCGATCAACTCGAGCTGTGGCGCTGAGCAGGAGTACTTCCTGGTGGACAACGCCTTCATGGCGCTGCGCCCCGACCTGCAGCTCTCCGGCCGCAGCCTGTATGGCGCTCCGCCGGCGAAGGGTCAGCAGTTTGATGACCACTACTTCGGCGCCATCCCCGAGCGGGTGCAGGTGTTCATGCAGGACGTGGAGGATCAGCTCTACCGCCTGGGTGTGCCCGCTAAGACGCGCCACAACGAAGTGGCCCCCGGCCAGTTCGAGATCGCGCCGGTGCACGAGGCCGCCAACGTGGCCACCGATCACCAGCAGCTGATCATGACGGTGCTCAAGAGCACCGCCAAGCGCCACGGCTTCACCTGCCTGCTGCACGAAAAGCCCTTCGCCGGTGTGAACGGCAGTGGCAAGCACGTGAACTGGTCGATCGGGAACAGCACCCAGGGCAACCTGCTCGACCCCGGCAAGACCCCCCACGAGAACATGCAGTTCCTGCTGTTCTGTGGGGCCGTGATCCGCGGCGTGCACCAGTACGGCCCGCTGATGCGCGCGGCCATCGCCACCGCCAGCAATGACCACCGCCTCGGCGCCAACGAAGCCCCTCCGGCGATCATCTCGGTGTACCTCGGCAGCCAGCTCGAGGATGTGTTCAACCAGATCAAGGCCGGTCAGCTGAAGAGCTCCGCCAGCGGCGGCGTGATGCAGCTCGGTGTCGACAGCCTGCCCGAGTTCCCCAAGGACGCCGGCGATCGCAACCGCACCTCGCCCTTTGCCTTCACCGGCAATCGTTTCGAGTTCCGCGCTGTGGGCTCCGGGCAGTCGGTGGCCGGTCCGCTGGTGGTGCTCAACACCGTGCTGGCTGATTCGCTCAGCTGGGTGGCCGATCAGCTGGAGGCTCGCCTCGCCAAGGGCGAAAGCATCGAGCAGGCCAGCTTCGCGGTGCTGCAGCAGATCACCCAGGAGAACGGCGCCGTGATCTTCGGCGGCGACGGCTACTCCAGCGCCTGGCATGAGATGGCGGTGAAGGAGCGCGGCCTCGAAAACCTGCGCACCAGTGCCGATGCGCTGCCGGTGCTCAAGCGCGAGGCGATCCGCGATTTGTTCTCCCGCCAGAACGTGCTCAGCCCCGTGGAGCTCGAGAGCCGTTTCGAGGTGTACGCCGAGCAGTACATCCTGGCGATCGAGGTGGAAGCGCGCCTGGCACTGCGCATCGCCCGCACCTCCCTCTACCCAGCCGTGAGCGCTTACCTCGGCGAGCTGGCCGGCTCCCTGCAGGAGCAGGAGGCCATCGGCCTGCAGCCCTCCAAGGCGATCGCTCAACAGATCGCCGGTCTGAACCAGCAGCTGCTGGATCGGGCCAATGCTCTGGAGGCCGCCCTTGGCTCCGCGCCCCATGGCGCTGAAGCCCACATGCGCCACTGCGCCGATCAGCTGATGCCGCTGATGGGTGAACTGCGCGCTGCCGCCGATGCCCTGGAGCTGTTGGTGGACGACGCTGCCTGGCCGCTGCCCACCTACCAGGAGATGCTGTTCGTGCGCTAA
- a CDS encoding ABC transporter ATP-binding protein, translating into MLAPPSAGFRRLLPLLMPYRSALLAGGVCMLVFVACWPLLAWLAGQLIPAIGAGDFGRVLQVIGLALTVFMLQKLAQFGQDTLLAGPALQVSQELRRRLFARLQKLDFGVLEKLSAGDLTYRLTEDADRVGEVIYKTIQDTTPSALQLVVVFGYMVWLDWKLSLGTLLLAPLVAVLVSVFGAKVMGAAEKSQKQVSELASLLGEAIGGLPLVRAFAAEPWLQQRFETEIDLHRRARYRTQRLLALQYPVVGFLEAAGILSVLLMGAARIQSGDLNGQGFSSYVAALLMLIDPISHLTTNFNEFQQGQASLRRLREIEHQAIEPPDKTQALALDHVAGELTLEQVNFSYEAEQPVLRNLSLRVKPGQVVALVGPSGAGKSTLFSLLLRFNTAQSGRVLLDGCDLADLKASELRKAVALVPQQSAVFSGTVAEAIAFGRPATLEQIRAAARLANADGFIEAMPGGYQARVEERGSNFSGGQLQRLAIARAVLGDPAVLLLDEATSALDAESEEAVQRGLDQAMAGRTVLVIAHRLSTVQEADSIVVLEHGQIVDQGNHDLLISRPGRYRDLCERQLIRGA; encoded by the coding sequence ATGCTCGCACCCCCTTCGGCCGGCTTCCGGCGGCTCCTGCCGCTGCTGATGCCCTACCGCTCCGCACTCCTGGCCGGTGGGGTGTGCATGCTCGTGTTTGTGGCCTGTTGGCCGCTGCTGGCCTGGTTGGCGGGCCAACTGATCCCAGCGATCGGCGCCGGGGATTTCGGCCGGGTGCTGCAGGTGATCGGCCTGGCCCTCACCGTGTTCATGCTGCAGAAACTGGCCCAGTTCGGCCAGGACACCCTGCTAGCGGGCCCAGCGTTGCAGGTGAGCCAGGAGCTGCGCCGCCGCCTGTTCGCGCGGCTGCAGAAGCTCGATTTCGGCGTGCTGGAGAAGCTCTCCGCCGGCGATCTCACCTACCGCCTCACCGAAGACGCCGACCGCGTCGGCGAGGTGATCTACAAAACGATCCAAGACACCACCCCCTCTGCTCTGCAGCTGGTGGTGGTGTTCGGATACATGGTGTGGCTCGACTGGAAGCTATCGCTGGGCACCCTGCTGCTGGCGCCCCTGGTGGCGGTGCTGGTGAGCGTGTTCGGCGCCAAGGTGATGGGGGCAGCCGAGAAAAGCCAGAAGCAGGTGAGTGAGCTGGCCTCCCTGCTCGGTGAGGCGATTGGCGGCCTGCCGCTGGTGCGGGCCTTCGCGGCCGAACCCTGGTTGCAGCAGCGCTTTGAAACGGAGATCGATCTGCACCGCCGCGCCCGCTACCGCACCCAGCGGCTGCTGGCACTGCAATATCCGGTGGTGGGCTTTCTGGAAGCGGCCGGGATCCTGTCGGTGCTGCTGATGGGCGCGGCCCGCATCCAGAGCGGCGACCTCAACGGTCAGGGCTTCAGCAGCTATGTGGCCGCCCTGTTGATGCTGATCGATCCGATCAGCCACCTCACCACCAACTTCAACGAGTTCCAGCAGGGCCAGGCCTCCCTGAGGCGCCTGCGGGAGATCGAACACCAGGCGATTGAGCCACCCGATAAGACCCAGGCTCTGGCCCTCGACCACGTTGCCGGCGAACTCACCCTCGAGCAGGTGAACTTCAGCTACGAGGCCGAGCAACCCGTTCTGCGCAACCTCAGCCTGCGGGTGAAGCCCGGCCAGGTGGTGGCCTTGGTGGGCCCTTCCGGCGCCGGCAAGAGCACCCTGTTTTCACTGCTGCTGCGCTTCAACACGGCCCAGAGCGGCCGGGTGTTGCTGGATGGGTGCGATCTGGCTGATCTCAAGGCCAGTGAATTGCGCAAGGCCGTGGCGCTGGTGCCCCAGCAAAGCGCCGTGTTCTCGGGCACCGTGGCCGAGGCGATTGCCTTTGGCCGGCCCGCCACGCTCGAGCAGATCCGCGCCGCTGCCCGCCTCGCCAATGCCGACGGCTTCATCGAAGCGATGCCCGGCGGCTACCAAGCGCGGGTGGAAGAGCGTGGCAGCAACTTCTCCGGTGGCCAGCTGCAACGGCTCGCCATTGCCCGGGCGGTGCTCGGCGATCCGGCGGTGTTGCTGCTCGATGAAGCCACCAGCGCCCTGGATGCCGAATCGGAGGAAGCCGTGCAGCGGGGCCTTGATCAGGCCATGGCAGGGCGCACGGTGCTGGTGATCGCCCACCGCCTCTCCACCGTGCAGGAAGCCGATTCGATCGTGGTGCTCGAGCACGGCCAGATCGTGGATCAGGGCAACCACGACCTCTTGATCAGCCGCCCCGGCCGCTACCGCGACCTGTGCGAACGCCAGCTGATCCGCGGGGCGTGA
- a CDS encoding FAD-dependent oxidoreductase, with protein MNRFVVVGAGPAGLSLALQLAQAGHSVHLVEASRQFSRAFRGDALMPCGQEALARMGLLPLLSALPQRPLTGWSVWVNQRRLFSVAEPMGSLQPCRLVTQQALLEALLHQALQEPTLHWHPGQAVKALRRKGQRISGVQLADGTALDADLVVGCDGRNSLVRRDAEIPMGERGQGLELLWFELPGPLPTELDGSFNTHLAGGALGSSCVGASGELQLAWLLSKGSPTPPQSLEAWGQTWATLLPPPLAALVQQRAADLKGPLRVSVQVGMAERWHQPGLLLLGDAAHPMSPVRAQGINMALRDSLVAAHWLSGARTDQLDQAAAAVEQQRRPEITRMQALQSAEARQGHLVGHTALIRSVLSAGAPWLGPIAQRVWQARQTPLREGLAGALPLQRLAP; from the coding sequence ATGAACCGGTTCGTGGTGGTGGGAGCAGGTCCTGCTGGTTTAAGCCTCGCTCTGCAGCTGGCCCAGGCCGGCCACAGCGTTCACCTGGTGGAGGCCAGCCGCCAGTTTTCGCGCGCGTTCCGGGGTGATGCGCTGATGCCCTGCGGGCAGGAAGCCCTGGCGCGGATGGGCCTCCTGCCCCTGCTGAGCGCCCTTCCCCAGCGCCCTTTGACGGGCTGGAGCGTGTGGGTGAACCAGCGCCGGTTGTTCAGCGTTGCCGAACCGATGGGATCGCTGCAGCCCTGCCGTTTGGTGACGCAGCAGGCCCTGCTTGAAGCGCTGCTGCATCAAGCCCTGCAGGAGCCAACGCTGCACTGGCATCCGGGGCAGGCCGTGAAGGCACTGCGGCGCAAGGGCCAACGGATCAGCGGCGTGCAGCTGGCCGATGGCACCGCGCTGGACGCTGATCTGGTGGTGGGCTGCGACGGGCGCAACTCACTGGTCCGCCGCGATGCGGAGATTCCAATGGGCGAGAGGGGCCAGGGCCTTGAGCTGCTCTGGTTTGAGCTACCGGGCCCGCTCCCCACAGAGCTGGATGGGAGCTTCAACACCCACCTCGCCGGCGGGGCCTTGGGCAGCAGCTGCGTGGGGGCCAGCGGCGAGCTGCAACTGGCCTGGCTCCTGTCCAAGGGCAGCCCCACCCCACCGCAAAGCCTTGAGGCCTGGGGACAAACCTGGGCAACCCTGCTGCCGCCGCCTCTGGCGGCACTGGTGCAGCAGCGAGCCGCTGATCTGAAAGGGCCGCTGCGGGTCTCCGTGCAGGTGGGGATGGCGGAGCGTTGGCATCAACCCGGGCTGCTCTTGCTGGGGGATGCCGCCCACCCGATGAGCCCCGTGCGGGCCCAAGGGATCAACATGGCCCTGCGTGACAGCCTCGTGGCCGCCCATTGGCTCAGTGGGGCCAGAACCGATCAACTCGATCAGGCCGCCGCAGCGGTCGAGCAGCAGCGGCGCCCAGAAATCACACGGATGCAGGCCCTGCAGAGCGCAGAAGCGCGGCAGGGCCATCTGGTGGGTCACACCGCGCTGATCAGGAGCGTTCTCTCGGCGGGAGCTCCCTGGCTGGGGCCGATCGCCCAGCGGGTTTGGCAGGCCCGCCAGACCCCCTTGCGGGAGGGACTGGCGGGAGCACTACCGCTGCAGAGGCTGGCGCCTTAG
- a CDS encoding CHASE domain-containing protein, with the protein MRVPVFSSRIFNLKALPWLVLGSGLLATTLWCSSCLKANQLEHERLELELGRQITQAISTRLQTNSAVLDSVVGLFNASSEVSRREFSAFYQTLSRGGNTLKGIQGVGFAAVVPNNNIAAFEQTIRADGLPDFQIKPPGVRALTTAIIYLEPNDWRNQRALGFDMYSQVTRREAMHLAASNGEPALSGPVRLLQETSLRPQVGALLYQAIYKDPNVSFSSPQERFGRLRGWAYSPLSMDDLIHGALANVSHSALKDAGVLIYDTNRKNPDNLLFDNLELANSDRLTHPTWRDVTIANRTWQIGIQLDNRLISASGWTQSLVLQAFLGISLSSLAGLISQGLLNNHLALRQALARELEASKERALAGTVFDSSPIGIVVTDASGLILQVNGAFSQLSGYSELEARGQKTNLLRSGRHESSFYEQMWCAIIQKGYWNGEIWNRHRNGQIMRHELAITAVLDPQQQITNFVGLLRDVSERYTQQEQMRHLATHDPLTGLANRALLIEELNLSLALAKRQGHGVGLLFLDLDAFKPVNDRYGHGTGDVLLQAVGQRLKSCVRESDTVCRQGGDEFVLLIPDAPSLEQLQLIASKLNQALQQPFDDQPELPEGIRISASIGVARWPDHADDADGLLEAADTAMYRAKQMEEPRIATAPSPISS; encoded by the coding sequence ATGCGAGTGCCCGTCTTCTCCAGCAGGATCTTCAACCTGAAGGCGCTGCCCTGGCTCGTGCTGGGCTCTGGACTGCTCGCAACGACGCTGTGGTGCTCGAGCTGTCTCAAGGCGAATCAGCTGGAACACGAACGCCTGGAGCTGGAACTGGGCCGTCAGATTACGCAGGCCATCAGCACGCGCCTGCAAACCAACAGCGCCGTTCTCGATTCTGTGGTGGGGCTGTTTAACGCCTCCAGTGAAGTGAGCCGAAGGGAATTCTCGGCCTTCTATCAAACCCTGAGCCGCGGAGGGAACACCCTCAAGGGCATTCAGGGTGTGGGCTTCGCCGCGGTTGTACCGAATAACAACATCGCCGCCTTTGAGCAGACCATTCGAGCCGACGGCCTGCCCGATTTTCAAATCAAACCACCGGGTGTTCGCGCACTCACCACTGCAATCATCTATCTCGAGCCCAACGACTGGCGCAATCAACGCGCGCTGGGCTTCGACATGTATTCACAGGTCACGCGCCGTGAAGCGATGCACCTGGCCGCATCCAACGGCGAACCAGCCCTGAGCGGACCGGTGCGACTGCTGCAGGAAACATCCCTACGGCCCCAGGTGGGTGCCTTGCTGTATCAAGCGATCTATAAAGATCCCAATGTGAGCTTTAGCTCACCCCAAGAACGCTTCGGGAGGCTGCGTGGATGGGCGTATTCACCACTAAGCATGGATGATCTGATCCACGGGGCGCTGGCGAACGTGAGCCACTCAGCGTTAAAGGATGCGGGCGTCTTGATCTATGACACCAATCGCAAGAACCCAGACAATCTCCTATTTGACAATCTTGAACTAGCCAACAGTGATCGACTCACCCACCCAACCTGGCGTGATGTGACGATTGCCAATCGAACCTGGCAAATTGGTATTCAGCTCGACAACCGATTGATCAGTGCTAGCGGCTGGACCCAAAGCCTCGTGCTACAGGCCTTCTTGGGGATCAGCCTCAGTTCGCTGGCCGGCCTGATCAGCCAAGGGTTGTTAAACAACCACTTAGCTCTGCGCCAAGCCCTGGCCCGAGAGCTTGAAGCGTCCAAAGAACGCGCTCTTGCGGGCACGGTGTTCGACAGCAGCCCCATTGGCATTGTGGTCACCGATGCCAGTGGTTTGATCCTGCAAGTGAACGGAGCGTTTAGCCAGTTAAGTGGCTATTCAGAACTGGAGGCGCGGGGGCAAAAAACAAATCTGCTGCGCTCCGGGCGCCACGAAAGTAGCTTTTACGAGCAAATGTGGTGCGCCATTATCCAGAAGGGGTATTGGAATGGTGAAATCTGGAATCGCCATCGCAATGGCCAGATCATGCGCCATGAACTCGCCATCACAGCCGTCTTAGATCCACAGCAGCAGATCACCAATTTCGTTGGACTTTTGCGTGATGTGAGTGAGCGCTACACCCAACAGGAGCAAATGCGTCACCTGGCCACCCATGATCCACTCACAGGCCTGGCCAACCGTGCTCTCTTAATTGAGGAGTTGAATCTCAGCCTGGCGTTGGCCAAACGCCAGGGGCATGGGGTTGGCCTTCTGTTTCTCGATCTTGATGCATTCAAACCGGTGAATGATCGCTATGGCCATGGAACCGGTGATGTGCTGCTCCAGGCCGTTGGCCAGCGATTGAAGAGCTGTGTGCGTGAAAGCGACACCGTCTGCCGTCAAGGGGGGGATGAATTTGTGCTGTTGATTCCAGATGCACCATCCCTGGAGCAACTGCAACTGATCGCCAGCAAGCTGAACCAAGCGCTTCAACAACCCTTCGACGATCAGCCCGAACTCCCCGAGGGCATCCGAATCAGCGCCAGCATCGGCGTGGCGCGCTGGCCAGATCACGCCGACGATGCCGATGGCCTCCTGGAAGCAGCCGATACCGCCATGTATCGCGCCAAACAGATGGAGGAGCCGCGCATCGCGACTGCGCCGTCGCCGATCAGCAGCTAA
- the cysK gene encoding cysteine synthase A yields the protein MAAIFSDNSLTIGRTPLVQLNRLTEGCGARVLAKIEGRNPAYSVKCRIGAAMVDAAVRDGLLGPGKELIEPTSGNTGIALAFVAASKGIRLTLTMPETMSLERRKLLTAFGAHLELTEGRLGMTGAVNRAKEIAASDPDRYVLLQQFVNPANPQIHHDTTGPEIWDDTDGQVDVLVSGVGTGGTITGVSRYIKSTLGKPLLSVAVEPCNSPVITQTKAGAPLQPGPHKIQGIGAGFVPGNLDLDLVDRVEQVSDEEAVAMARRLAREEGILAGISCGAATVAAVRLAQEPAMAGKTIVVVLPDSGERYLSSVLFEGIFNERGLPV from the coding sequence ATGGCCGCGATCTTCAGCGACAACAGCCTCACGATCGGTCGTACTCCGCTGGTGCAGCTCAATCGCCTCACCGAGGGTTGCGGGGCGCGGGTGCTGGCCAAGATCGAGGGCCGCAACCCCGCCTATTCGGTGAAGTGCCGCATCGGCGCTGCCATGGTGGATGCCGCCGTGCGCGATGGGCTGCTCGGCCCCGGCAAGGAGTTGATCGAACCCACCAGCGGCAACACCGGCATTGCCCTGGCGTTTGTGGCGGCCAGCAAGGGCATTCGGCTCACCCTCACCATGCCGGAAACGATGAGCCTCGAGCGGCGCAAGCTGCTCACCGCCTTCGGCGCCCACCTCGAGCTCACCGAAGGCCGTCTCGGCATGACCGGCGCCGTGAACCGCGCCAAGGAGATCGCCGCCAGTGATCCCGATCGCTACGTGCTGCTGCAGCAGTTCGTGAATCCCGCCAACCCTCAGATCCACCACGACACCACCGGCCCAGAGATCTGGGACGACACCGACGGCCAGGTGGATGTGTTGGTGTCGGGTGTGGGCACCGGCGGCACGATCACCGGCGTGAGCCGCTACATCAAATCCACCCTCGGCAAGCCGCTGCTGAGCGTGGCGGTGGAGCCCTGCAACAGCCCGGTGATTACTCAGACCAAAGCCGGCGCCCCTCTGCAGCCCGGCCCCCACAAGATCCAGGGCATCGGCGCTGGCTTCGTGCCCGGCAACCTCGATCTCGATCTCGTCGACCGGGTGGAGCAGGTGAGCGATGAGGAGGCCGTGGCGATGGCCCGCCGCCTCGCGCGGGAGGAGGGCATCCTCGCGGGCATTAGTTGCGGCGCAGCCACCGTGGCGGCAGTGCGCCTGGCCCAGGAACCGGCGATGGCCGGCAAAACCATCGTGGTGGTGCTGCCTGATTCCGGCGAGCGTTACCTCAGCTCGGTGTTGTTTGAAGGCATCTTCAACGAGCGGGGCCTGCCGGTCTGA
- a CDS encoding DUF6447 family protein: protein MTDSAAQQPPVLTFEGKRYDLNTLPDDLKELVRGMQVADAQLRMHEDTLKVLAVGRQSMAMQLNERLKGVTPLAD, encoded by the coding sequence GTGACCGACTCCGCCGCCCAGCAGCCCCCCGTGCTCACCTTCGAGGGCAAGCGCTACGACCTGAACACCCTGCCCGATGACCTGAAGGAACTGGTGCGCGGCATGCAGGTGGCCGATGCGCAGCTGCGCATGCACGAAGACACCTTGAAGGTGCTGGCCGTGGGTCGTCAGTCGATGGCGATGCAACTCAACGAGCGCCTCAAGGGCGTCACCCCTCTGGCCGACTGA
- the tpiA gene encoding triose-phosphate isomerase translates to MGKAVIAGNWKMHMTCAEAQAFADAFKPLVANLPADREVVLAPPFTAIPTLSSALAGSGIHIAAQNIHWQEKGAFTGMISAPMLMEHGVTHAIVGHSEPRKYYSETDEQINLRARSAQKHGIIPILCVGESDSQREAGEAERVIRRQVEQGVDGLDPARLIVAYEPIWAIGTGKTCEAAEANRICGLIREWVGYPEVVIQYGGSVNPATIDQLMAQSDIDGVLVGGASLDPEGFARIANYQVPVAA, encoded by the coding sequence GTGGGTAAGGCCGTCATCGCAGGCAACTGGAAGATGCACATGACCTGCGCCGAAGCGCAGGCGTTTGCAGACGCCTTCAAGCCCCTGGTGGCCAACCTCCCGGCTGATCGCGAGGTGGTGCTGGCTCCCCCCTTCACGGCCATCCCCACCTTGAGCAGTGCGCTGGCCGGCAGCGGCATCCACATCGCTGCCCAAAACATCCATTGGCAGGAGAAGGGCGCCTTCACCGGCATGATCTCGGCGCCGATGCTGATGGAGCACGGCGTCACCCACGCGATCGTGGGCCACAGCGAACCGCGCAAGTACTACAGCGAGACCGACGAGCAGATCAACCTGCGCGCCCGCAGCGCCCAGAAGCACGGCATCATCCCGATTCTTTGCGTGGGTGAAAGCGATTCGCAGCGCGAAGCCGGTGAGGCCGAGCGAGTGATCCGCCGTCAGGTGGAGCAGGGGGTGGATGGTCTCGATCCCGCCCGCTTGATCGTGGCCTACGAACCGATCTGGGCGATCGGCACCGGCAAAACCTGTGAAGCCGCGGAAGCCAACCGCATCTGCGGTTTGATTCGCGAGTGGGTGGGCTACCCCGAGGTGGTGATTCAGTACGGCGGCTCGGTGAACCCCGCCACCATCGACCAGCTCATGGCCCAAAGCGATATCGACGGCGTGCTGGTGGGCGGCGCTTCGCTGGATCCCGAAGGCTTCGCCCGCATCGCCAACTACCAGGTTCCTGTCGCCGCTTGA
- the folP gene encoding dihydropteroate synthase, whose protein sequence is MAWRWGQRTHVMGVINVTPDSFSDGGQFDRPERALAQARRLVAQGVEILDLGAQSTRPGAEDVGAEVEQQRLLPALKLISEAIAAGELRCPADGVQQAPQPPLISVDTFRAPVAEAALAAGADWINDVSGGRRDPAILPLVAQAGCPYVLMHSRGDSQSMDGLTEYGAAGVVDGVLRELQHTTERAIAAGLQRDQLIWDPGLGFAKTTEQNLELLRGLPRLRAEGIPLLVGPSRKRFIGAVLNEPRAKARLWGTAAVVAQCVSAGVDVVRVHDGGPIVQVARMADALWRSGPVSC, encoded by the coding sequence ATGGCTTGGCGCTGGGGTCAGCGCACCCATGTGATGGGGGTGATCAATGTCACCCCCGATTCCTTCAGTGATGGCGGTCAGTTCGATCGGCCCGAGAGGGCCTTGGCTCAGGCGCGCCGGCTTGTGGCCCAAGGGGTGGAGATCCTCGATCTCGGTGCCCAGAGCACCCGTCCGGGTGCAGAAGATGTGGGCGCGGAGGTTGAGCAGCAGCGGTTACTTCCAGCCCTGAAGTTGATCAGCGAGGCGATTGCAGCCGGTGAGCTGCGCTGCCCAGCGGATGGCGTGCAACAGGCGCCTCAGCCCCCCCTGATCTCGGTGGACACCTTCCGTGCTCCCGTGGCCGAAGCGGCACTGGCGGCTGGAGCCGACTGGATCAACGATGTGAGCGGTGGCCGCCGTGATCCGGCGATCCTGCCCCTGGTGGCTCAGGCCGGATGCCCCTATGTGCTGATGCACTCCCGCGGCGACAGCCAGAGCATGGACGGCCTGACGGAGTACGGCGCAGCCGGGGTGGTGGATGGGGTGCTCCGGGAGCTGCAACACACCACTGAGCGCGCCATCGCGGCAGGGCTGCAGCGTGACCAGCTGATCTGGGATCCCGGCCTCGGCTTCGCCAAAACCACCGAGCAGAACCTCGAGCTGCTGCGCGGCTTGCCGCGGTTGCGGGCGGAGGGGATTCCGCTGTTGGTGGGACCGTCGCGCAAGCGCTTTATCGGAGCGGTGCTCAACGAGCCACGGGCGAAGGCCCGGTTGTGGGGCACGGCAGCGGTGGTGGCGCAGTGCGTCTCAGCGGGTGTGGACGTGGTGCGTGTGCACGATGGCGGCCCGATCGTGCAGGTGGCGCGGATGGCGGATGCGCTGTGGCGTTCAGGTCCCGTTAGCTGCTGA